Proteins from one Chiloscyllium punctatum isolate Juve2018m chromosome 4, sChiPun1.3, whole genome shotgun sequence genomic window:
- the dlk1 gene encoding protein delta homolog 1 — protein MKTAVDPHRAVSVLACCILILMAGAFAQGIECKRGCHSVNGFCETTGECRCKSGWQGELCDQCIPFPGCLHGDCTKPWECACEEGWTGSLCDTASNSCSPVQPCANNSPCIESEDGGFICICGQEFIGTHCQFRKGSCHNKRPLCQNGGSCFDDNKTYCFCLPGFTGDFCEISIDNCHPNPCANNGTCTDQFSGFSCTCPNGFTGKFCDYSVTSCLSHPCQNGGTCHDHLGGGFYCDCLPEYEGETCQTQTFNHDTKHNVSKHAVTRWMRHGKPLQRSLHFSHKSVHQQGNGMLTITVKETIHKSNSLLSSSQVICFTVLGLLTCLVILGTTGIIFFYKCEIWLANVKYRHLLWKQRKRLQDKDEDLSVKIIFPSVNQLTNYGKNYTSI, from the exons GAATTGAATGCAAACGTGGCTGTCATTCAGTAAATGGATTCTGTGAAACTACTGGTGAATGCAG GTGTAAGTCTGGCTGGCAGGGAGAGCTATGCGATCAGTGCATTCCTTTTCCTGGCTGTTTACATGGAGACTGCACGAAGCCTTGGGAATGTGCATGTGAGGAAGGCTGGACAGGCAGCCTCTGTGACACAG CCTCCAACAGCTGCTCACCTGTGCAGCCCTGTGCTAATAATTCTCCATGTATAGAGAGCGAAGATGGTGGCTTCATATGTATCTGTGGACAGGAGTTTATAGGAACCCATTGTCAATTTCGGAAGGGGTCCTGCCACAACAAACG GCCGCTTTGTCAGAATGGAGGAAGCTGTTTTGATGATAACAAGACTTATTGCTTTTGTTTGCCTGGTTTTACTGGTGACTTCTGTGAGATAAGCATCGATAACTGTCACCCAAACCCTTGTGCCAACAATGGAACCTGCACAGATCAGTTTTCTGGATTCAGCTGTACTTGCCCTAATGGATTCACTGGCAAATTCTGTGATTATTCAGTCACATCTTGCCTTAGCCATCCATGTCAAAATGGAGGCACTTGCCATGACCATCTTGGAGGAGGATTTTATTGTGATTGCCTGCCTGAATATGAGGGAGAAACTTGCCAAACACAAACATTTAATCATGACACAAAACACAATGTTTCTAAGCATGCAGTAACACGTTGGATGAGACATGGCAAACCCCTCCAACGATCATTGCATTTCTCTCATAAATCAGTGCATCAACAAGGTAATGGGATGTTGACAATCACAGTCAAAGAAACCATTCACAAATCCAACTCACTGCTCAGTAGTAGTCAGGTGATCTGTTTTACTGTGCTTGGATTATTAACATGTCTTGTGATCCTAGGGACTACAGGGATTATTTTCTTCTACAAGTGTGAAATATGGCTGGCTAATGTTAAGTATCGTCATCTCCTCTGGAAACAGAGGAAACGTCTCCAAGATAAAGATGAAGACCTTTCAGTCAAAATTATCTTTCCAAGTGTGAATCAATTGACAAACTATGGAAAAAACTATACATCTATTTGA